A window of Citrus sinensis cultivar Valencia sweet orange chromosome 7, DVS_A1.0, whole genome shotgun sequence contains these coding sequences:
- the LOC102623967 gene encoding putative receptor-like protein kinase At1g72540 encodes MALIKSFTWKIILPSCVKATNKPSSKSKVHVSNQVSMQRLLLTDVSNPGSPISLNELSSSLVGSNLHVFTLKELQMITHNFSRSDYLGEGGFGKVYKGCVDDNLRPGLKAQPVAVKVLDVNGSQGHREWLAEVIFLGQLKHPHLVNLIGYCCEDEHRLLVYEYMALGNLHDQLFKNYSSTLPWLTRIKIAIGAARCLAFLHGEEKPVIYRDFKASNILLDSDYNAKLSDFGLATDGPQGEDSHITTCVMGTEGYAAPEYINTGHLTTMCDVFSFGVVLLELLTGRRSVEKNRCKREKDLVEWARPMLKDFTKLDQIIDSRLEGRYSTEGAKRLAAAAHQCLSHNPKSRPTMTTVVKALEPLLDLNDIPIGPFVYTVVPPGDHGHGQKSCGQKKNEKRGDGGKEKEDKKEEKGRNRRRKRRCVRVVRSRDVYSDTALYKALGTSLYSPRN; translated from the exons ATGGCTCTCATCAAAAGCTTCACTTGGAAAATCATTCTTCCTAGTTGCGTCAAGGCCACAAACAAGCCATCTTCTAAGTCTAAAGTTCATGTTTCCAACCAGGTCTCTATGCAGAGACTGTTACTCACTGATGTGAGTAACCCCGGCTCGCCGATTTCGCTGAATGAGTTATCAAGCTCCCTGGTTGGATCAAATCTTCATGTCTTTACACTCAAGGAGCTGCAAATGATAACGCATAATTTTTCAAGGAGTGATTATTTGGGAGAAGGTGGGTTTGGGAAAGTGTACAAAGGCTGCGTCGATGACAATCTCAGGCCTGGCTTGAAGGCTCAACCTGTTGCTGTTAAAGTGTTGGATGTGAATGGCTCTCAAGGCCATAGAGAATGGCTG GCTGAAGTAATCTTTCTTGGACAATTGAAGCATCCCCATCTTGTCAACTTGATTGGATACTGCTGTGAAGATGAGCACAGGCTTCTTGTTTATGAATACATGGCACTAGGCAACTTACATGATCAGCTTTTTAAGA aTTATTCTTCAACATTACCTTGGTTAACGAGGATAAAAATTGCAATAGGAGCTGCACGGTGTCTCGCTTTCCTCCATGGAGAAGAAAAACCTGTCATATATCGAGATTTTAAAGCTTCAAACATCTTATTGGACTCG GATTACAATGCTAAGCTCTCGGATTTCGGCTTAGCTACAGACGGTCCGCAAGGAGAAGATTCTCACATCACAACTTGTGTCATGGGCACTGAAGGATATGCAGCTCCTGAGTATATCAATACAG GTCACTTGACGACTATGTGCGATGTGTTTAGCTTCGGGGTTGTGCTACTAGAGCTGTTAACCGGCCGGCGATCGGTTGAAAAGAACCGTTGTAAAAGAGAGAAGGATTTGGTCGAATGGGCAAGGCCAATGCTGAAGGATTTCACCAAACTTGACCAAATAATAGACTCGAGACTTGAAGGTCGATACTCAACCGAAGGGGCTAAAAGGCTGGCTGCAGCAGCTCACCAATGCCTTAGCCATAACCCAAAGTCGCGACCCACAATGACCACTGTGGTCAAGGCTTTGGAGCCTCTCTTGGACTTGAATGACATCCCAATTGGACCCTTTGTGTACACTGTAGTTCCACCTGGTGATCATGGTCATGGCCAAAAAAGTTGTgggcaaaagaaaaatgagaaacgAGGGGACGGGGGAAAAGAGAAGGAGgataaaaaggaagaaaagggCCGAAACCGGCGTCGAAAACGTCGTTGCGTTAGGGTAGTGAGGTCCAGAGATGTATATTCTGATACTGCTTTGTATAAAGCTCTTGGAACTAGTTTGTACTCTCCCCGTAACTAA